From Cricetulus griseus strain 17A/GY chromosome 1 unlocalized genomic scaffold, alternate assembly CriGri-PICRH-1.0 chr1_0, whole genome shotgun sequence, a single genomic window includes:
- the LOC113833095 gene encoding late cornified envelope protein 1C-like, producing MSCQQSQQQCQPPPKCPPKCQTPKCPPKCPPKCPPKCPPVSSCCSLGSGGCGSSSSSCCGSSSGGCCSSGGGGCCLSHHKPRRSLRRHRHSSGSCSSGGSSGCCGSSGGSSGCCGSSGGSSGCCGSSGGSSGCCGSSGGSSQQSGDCC from the coding sequence ATGTCCTGCCAGCAGAGCCAGCAGCAGTGCCAGCCCCCTCCCAAGTGCCCTCCCAAGTGCCAGACACCAAAGTGTCCTCCAAAGTGTCCCCCTAAGTGTCCTCCTAAGTGCCCCCCTGTGTCATCCTGCTGCAGCCTGGGGTCTGGTGGCTGTGGCTCCAGCTCTAGTAGCTGCTGTGGTTCCAGCTCCGGAGGCTGCTGCAGCTCTGGAGGTGGTGGCTGCTGCCTGAGCCACCACAAGCCCCGCAGATCGCTCCGTCGCCATCGTCACAGCTCTGGAAGCTGTagcagtggtggcagcagtggctgCTGTGGAAGCAGCGGTGGCAGCAGTGGCTGCTGTGGCAGCAGCGGTGGCAGCAGTGGCTGCTGTGGAagcagtggtggcagcagtggctgCTGTGGCAGCAGCGGTGGCAGTAGCCAGCAGTCTGGGGACTGCTGCTGA